Part of the Vicinamibacteria bacterium genome, ACCCTCTTCGACGCGGAGCTTGAGCGCTGGTTGGGCGTTCTCGGCGACTACCTGAACGGGGTCGGTGTGCCCGCTCCAGATATCGAGCTCTCTCATGGCGAGGGCATCCGCAACGTCGGCTTTTGATCGAACCGGAGCTCCCAGATGTTCCAGCATCTTCAGAATTGCGGTCTCTGACGCGCTCTTCCTCTCGCGGCGTACGTCCTCGTAAGAGGTCTCGATGTCGTACAGAGCGGCAAGCCGATCGAGCGCCTCGCGGCCATTCACCGTGCGGCCTCCTCTTCGTCGAGAAGGTCGGCGAGCCCCAGAAGGGGTATCGAGACCCACTCGGGACGATGATTCAGCTCGTATCGGAGCTCGTAGAAGCATTTTTCGAGCAGATAGAACTGCAGCAGATCCTCGACGTCTTCGCGGCTTCGGGGAAGGAACGGCTCGGCTGCGGGGGACTCGAGGTAGGCCCGCAGGTAATAAGCGCTCACCCAGTGCACCCACCCGCGAGCCCAAGGCTCGAGCGTCTCGATCTTGCCCGCTGGCTCCTTTCGGCGCTTCAGCGCCGCGGTTGCCGCGTAGTGGAAGGAACGCAGCATCCCAGCGACGTCGCGAAGCGGACATCGCTTGAATCGCCGCTCGCTGATGGGCCGGGCGGGCTCTCCCTCGAAGTCGATGATGACGAAGTCCCTTCCGGTGTAGAGAATCTGGCCAAGATGATAATCGCCATGGCACCGGATCCGGAGCGCCTCGATCTTTCGGGCGGTGATACGGCGCAGTCGCTTGTAGATGAGGCTCTCCCGCTCGGTGATGGTCCGCGCTCGGGCGCGCTCGGCCTCGGGGAGTCGCGGAAGCCATCGTCGCAGCAGGTCGAGCGCTTCTGCGAGACGCGGACGAGCCGCCTGATAGAGGGATCGCTGGTGGAGCTCTGAAAAAGGCTCCGGAGCGAAGGCCGGGTGACGCCGTTCCGAGGCCAGTGCCCCGTGAAGCTCGGCGGTCCGCTGGCCCAGGAGCCTGACGACGGGCACGTAATGGCCGAGGGCCTCCCCCAGAAGCTCGGAAGGCTCCTCGGCGGCCTGCTTCAAGAGAGGGCCGGAGCTCGAGGGGGGGCGAGCGTGAGCCGGATGCGCCAAGACGTGCTCGTAGTAACGATCGAGCGTCTCCAGGGTGAACTGCCACGCATCCCCCCGGTTGGGGACGTACCGTTGAAGCACGGCGACGCTCGCAGGCTCTCGCCCTGCCGTTTGATAATCGAGCGTGGCCAGGAGCTCGGGAACGTGTTTGAAAGCTGTGCGTTCGTTGAGAAACCGGACGATCTCGGGGTCACAGTTGACCCCCGCCTCGACAACGCGCTGCAGTTTGAGGATATAGCGATCGCCGAACACGATGCTGGTGTTCGTCTGCTCTCCGGTTTGAGCACGCGGTGGGCCGGGCGAATCGTCATCGCTGTCTTCCAAATTGCGGGCCCAGGCGAGAAATCGACCCTGCTTCGCGCGAAGGACTCGCTTCGATGCGAGCAGATGCAACAGTTCTTTGGAAAAGCGCTCCGACAAAGCGGCATCGTGGAGCACGATATGGACGATTTCGTCATCGTTCCCGCTCGACAATGTCGCCACGGCGACCGCGCTTCGAGCATTGTTCGTGAGAATCTCTTGCGCGGCGTCGCCCTCGGACCAGGCCAGGGGGATGAAGTAGAGCTCGTCCTGCCCTTCGTAGAAATGCACCATGACGAGGAGAGCGACCCAATTCGAGGAGCCGTTCATTTCCTCGACGATCCGGGCCATCTGGATTCGCCGGGTCTTCGAGCGAAACCATCGCTGTCGACGGAGGTAAAGCGGAAGCACCTCTTCGATTCGTTCCCGAAGCGAAGCGGTAAGCAATTGCCCAGCCTGGTCGACCTTGCCAAGCTCGGGAATCTCGATCGCTCCGCCCGCGTCGGCCGATGGCGCCGTGAGCTCGAACCAGAAGAAGGTATGAGGGCTCAGCGAGAGAAAATAAGGCTGTTCCCTGATCGGCGGAAAAGCAACGCGGCCGAAGAGCTCCTCCGGCACCAGCCCGGCGTAGTCCTGCAGGGCCAGCTCCACGTGCTGGCTGTAGCGGGAAAGGTTCGCCACGACGAGTATGCGCTCTTCCTCGAAGGAGCGAACGAAGGCAAGGACCTTCTTGTTCTCCGGATGCAGGATCCGGAGCTCACCTCGTCCGAACGCCTTGTGCCGCGTTCGCTGGGCGATCAGGCGCCTCATCCACCAGAGGAAAGAGGATGGATTCGCATGCTGGGTCTCGACGTTACGGGCCTCGTAGTGGTACTCGGGATCGACGATGATGGGGAGAAAGAGCTTCTGAGGATTGGCGCGGGAGAAGCCGGCGTTGCGATCGGGACTCCACTGCATCGGTGTCCGAACTCCATCCCGGTCACCAACGTAGATATTGTCACCCATGCCGATCTCGTCCCCGTAATAGAGAACCGGGGTGCCGGGGAGAGAGAACAGAAGCGCGTTCAAGAGCTCGATCTTGCGCCGGGTGCCGAGGAGAGGGGCGAGCCGCCGTCTAATGCCGAGGTTGATCCGGGCTTGTGTGTCCTCGGCATAGACTCGCCACATGTAGTCCCGGTCCTCGTCGGTCACCATCTCCAGGGTGAGCTCGTCGTGGTTGCGCAGAAAGGTCGCCCACTGACAGGTCGAATGGACTTCGGGCGTTTGTTCGAGGATGTCGATGATAGGGAATCGATCCTCGAGATGCAGGGCCATGAACATCCTCGGCATCAGGGGAAAGTGGAAGTTCATATGGCACTCGTCGCCGTCGCCGAAGTAGGAGGCGGCATCCTCGGGCCACTGGTTCGCCTCGGCGAGGAGCATACGGCCCCGATGCCGACTATCGATGTAGGAGCGAAGCTTCTTCAGGAAGGCATGGGTCTGCGGGAGGTTCTCGCAGTTCGTCCCTTCGCGCTCGAAGAGATAGGGCACGGCATCGAGCCTCATGCCATCGACACCCATCGACATCCAGAAATCGAGGACCTTGAAGACCTCTTCCTGAACTTCGGGGTTGTCGAAATTCAAGTCGGGTTGATGCGAGTAGAATCGATGCCAGTAGTAGGCTTTGGCGACCGAGTCCCACGTCCAGTTCGAGGTCTCGAAGTCCTTGAAAATGATCCGGGCCTCGGGATAGCGCTCCGGGGTGTCGCTCCAAACGTAGAAGTCTCGGTAGCGACTCCCGGGAGGAGCTTCGCGGGCGCGCTGAAACCAGGGATGCTCGCTCGAAGTATGGTTGATGACGAGCTCGGTTATGACGCGAAGTCCGCGGCGGTGCGCCTCTCGTAGGAATCTCCTGAAATCCGCGAGCGTGCCGTAGGAAGGGTTAACGTCGGTGTAGTCCGCGATATCGTAGCCGTCGTCCTTCAGGGGGGAGGGGTAGAAGGGCAGCAGCCATATCGCGGTCACGCCGAGCTCCTCCAGATAGTCGAGCTGGCGGATCAACCCGTTGAAGTCCCCGATTCCGTCGGCGTTCGAATCGCGAAACGCGCGGACGTGAACCTCGTAGATGATGGCGTCCTTGTACCAGAGAGGGTCAGCGCTCAGCCCGGGGTGATGGCGACGTCGCGTCATGCGTAATAGTCGAAGTCCTGTTCGCGTTGTACGAACCGTCGAACTCGAAAAACGTGAGCCGGCACCAGCTGTGGATCGAGCTCGACGTAGTTGCGCGCGCCGCGCCACAGGTACCGGGCTTCCGCTATCAGGTCATGGAGCTGGAAGGTCTCCTGCCAATCAATGCCAAGGGCATCCAGGTCCAGCTCCACCCACCCGGACTGCCGGTGATGGAAGTCGAGATTGACGACGACGATGACGCGGTCTTGCCCGTCGAGTGTCTGTTTGCTGAAGCAAAGCAGTTGATCGTTGTCGGTTTTGTGAAAGCGGAGATTGATGTTGCCCTGGAGTGCGGCACACTCTCGGCGGGCGCGATTCACCCGGGTGATGATGGGGCGGAGAGAGTTCGGATCGTCGAGATTCCACCTCTTGATCTCGTACTTTTCGTTGTCCAGGTATTCTTCCGAGCCTGGGCGAGCCACGTGCTCCATCAGCTCGAAGGCTGGCCCGTAGATGCCGTAGCTGCTCGACAACGTGGCGGCGAGGACGAGCCGCGCTATGAAAGCCGCCCGTCCTCCAAACTGAAGATGCTCCGGGAGAATGTCGGGCGTGTTCGGCCAGAGATTGGGACGAAAGAACTCGCCGACCTCCGTCTGAGTAAGCTCCCGAAGATACTCGGTGAGCTCCCAGCTGGTATTGCGCCAGGTGAAATAGGTGTAGGACTGGGAGAAACCCGCCTTGGCGAGAGAGTACATCAGCTTGGGACGGGTAAAAGCCTCGGCGAGAAACACGACGTCGGGATGTCGGGTCTGGATGTCCCGGATGCACCACTCCCAGAACCTCAAAGGCTTCGTGTGGGGGTTGTCGACACGGAAGAGACGAACGCCTTGCTCGGCCCAGAACAGGAAGATGCTGTGAAGCTCGCGCCAGAGCCCACGCCAATCTTCGGAATCGAAATCGAAAGGATAGATGTCCTCGTATTTCTTGG contains:
- the treS gene encoding maltose alpha-D-glucosyltransferase: MTRRRHHPGLSADPLWYKDAIIYEVHVRAFRDSNADGIGDFNGLIRQLDYLEELGVTAIWLLPFYPSPLKDDGYDIADYTDVNPSYGTLADFRRFLREAHRRGLRVITELVINHTSSEHPWFQRAREAPPGSRYRDFYVWSDTPERYPEARIIFKDFETSNWTWDSVAKAYYWHRFYSHQPDLNFDNPEVQEEVFKVLDFWMSMGVDGMRLDAVPYLFEREGTNCENLPQTHAFLKKLRSYIDSRHRGRMLLAEANQWPEDAASYFGDGDECHMNFHFPLMPRMFMALHLEDRFPIIDILEQTPEVHSTCQWATFLRNHDELTLEMVTDEDRDYMWRVYAEDTQARINLGIRRRLAPLLGTRRKIELLNALLFSLPGTPVLYYGDEIGMGDNIYVGDRDGVRTPMQWSPDRNAGFSRANPQKLFLPIIVDPEYHYEARNVETQHANPSSFLWWMRRLIAQRTRHKAFGRGELRILHPENKKVLAFVRSFEEERILVVANLSRYSQHVELALQDYAGLVPEELFGRVAFPPIREQPYFLSLSPHTFFWFELTAPSADAGGAIEIPELGKVDQAGQLLTASLRERIEEVLPLYLRRQRWFRSKTRRIQMARIVEEMNGSSNWVALLVMVHFYEGQDELYFIPLAWSEGDAAQEILTNNARSAVAVATLSSGNDDEIVHIVLHDAALSERFSKELLHLLASKRVLRAKQGRFLAWARNLEDSDDDSPGPPRAQTGEQTNTSIVFGDRYILKLQRVVEAGVNCDPEIVRFLNERTAFKHVPELLATLDYQTAGREPASVAVLQRYVPNRGDAWQFTLETLDRYYEHVLAHPAHARPPSSSGPLLKQAAEEPSELLGEALGHYVPVVRLLGQRTAELHGALASERRHPAFAPEPFSELHQRSLYQAARPRLAEALDLLRRWLPRLPEAERARARTITERESLIYKRLRRITARKIEALRIRCHGDYHLGQILYTGRDFVIIDFEGEPARPISERRFKRCPLRDVAGMLRSFHYAATAALKRRKEPAGKIETLEPWARGWVHWVSAYYLRAYLESPAAEPFLPRSREDVEDLLQFYLLEKCFYELRYELNHRPEWVSIPLLGLADLLDEEEAAR